The proteins below are encoded in one region of Rhinolophus sinicus isolate RSC01 linkage group LG07, ASM3656204v1, whole genome shotgun sequence:
- the LOC109454324 gene encoding uncharacterized protein LOC109454324 → MDSVAVEDVAVTFTLEELALLDSSQKKFYRDVMWEIFRDLASVGKELEDYDIEDQYKNQGRKPGSHMEEKICESEESGVKPWEYSMSGRVFMQQSSGERYIRCHTGHNPCEYQKYGEKPHECKKCGKAYIYPSSFQIHERPHTGEKRYECKKCSKAFSCLHYLRRHERTHTRGKPYKCKECGKALCELSSLRAHMITHTGEGPYKCKACEKAFLSPSSFRIHERTHTGEKPYECEQCGKTFRYYKNLKAHERTQEGEKSYKCKECGKAFGCLRHLQRHESIHTREKPYECKQCRKAYTDQSSLRRHKMTHRTETL, encoded by the exons ATG GACTCAGTGGCCGTTGAGGATGTAGCTGTGACCTTCACCTTGGAGGAGTTGGCCTTACTGGATTCTTCACAGAAGAAATTCTATAGAGATGTGATGTGGGAAATCTTCAGGGACCTGGCCTCAGTAG GGAAAGAATTGGAAGATTATGACATTGAAGATCAGTACAAAAACCAGGGGAGAAAACCGGG AAGTCACATGGAAGAGAAAATCTGTGAAAGTGAAGAAAGTGGAGTAAAACCATGGGAATACAGTATGAGTGGAAGAGTCTTCATGCAGCAGTCATCTGGTGAGAGGTACATCAGATGTCACACTGGGCACAATCCCTGTGAGTATCAGAAATATGGAGAGAAGCCACATGAATGTAAGAAATGTGGGAAAGCATACATTTATCCCAGTTCATTTCAAATACATGAAAGGcctcacactggagagaaacgcTATGAATGTAAAAAATGTAGTAAAGCCTTCAGTTGTCTTCATTATCTTCGAAGACATGAAAGAACTCATACTAGGGGAAAACCCTacaaatgtaaggaatgtgggaaagccttatGTGAACTCTCAAGCCTTCGAGCACACATGATCACTCACACTGGAGAAGGACCTTATAAATGTAAGGCATGTGAGAAAGCATTCCTTTCTCCCAGTTCATTTCGAATACATGAAAGgactcacactggagagaaaccttatgaatgtgaACAATGTGGTAAAACTTTCagatattataaaaatttgaaagcacATGAAAGGACTCAAGAAGGAGAGAAATCCtataaatgtaaggaatgtggaaaagcTTTCGGTTGTCTCAGACATCTTCAAAGACATGAAAGTATCCATACTAgagagaagccctatgaatgtaagcAATGTAGGAAAGCCTACACAGATCAGAGTTCCTTACGAAGACACAAAATGACTCACAGGACAGAAACCCTGTga